The following proteins come from a genomic window of Larimichthys crocea isolate SSNF chromosome III, L_crocea_2.0, whole genome shotgun sequence:
- the akt3a gene encoding RAC-gamma serine/threonine-protein kinase isoform X1 — protein sequence MSDVTIVREGWLQKRGEYIKNWRPRYFLLKTDGSFIGYKEKPQDADLPYPLNNFSVAKCQLMKTERPKPNTFIIRCLQWTTVIERTFHVDSPDERDEWTEAIQMVADKLQRQEEERIQCSPTSNIDNMVEEEMDISTTHHKRKTMSDFDYLKLLGKGTFGKVILVREKASGKYYAMKILKKEVIIAKDEVAHTLTESRVLKNTRHPFLTSLKYSFQTKDRLCFVMEYVNGGELFFHLSRERVFSEERTRFYGAEIVSALDYLHSAKIVYRDLKLENLMLDKDGHMKITDFGLCKEGITDAATMKTFCGTPEYLAPEVLEDNDYGRAVDWWGLGVVTYEMMCGRLPFYNQDHEKLFELILMEDIKFPRTLSADAKSLLSGLLIKDPNKRLGGGPDDAKEIMRHSFFSGVDWQDVYDKKLVPPFKPQVTSETDTRYFDEEFTAQTITITPPEKFDEDGMDCLDNERRPHFPQFSYSASGRE from the exons ATGAGCGATGTCACCATCGTTAGAGAGGGATGGCTCCAGAAACGGG GTGAATACATAAAGAACTGGCGGCCGCGTTACTTCCTGCTGAAGACAGACGGCTCTTTCATCGGCTACAAAGAGAAACCTCAGGATGCCGACCTGCCCTACCCCCTAAATAACTTCTCCGTAGCAA AATGTCAGCTGATGAAGACGGAGAGGCCGAAGCCAAACACCTTCATCATACGCTGCCTCCAGTGGACCACCGTCATCGAGAGGACCTTCCACGTGGACTCGCCTGATGAGAG AGATGAGTGGACAGAGGCCATCCAGATGGTGGCTGACAAGCtgcagagacaagaggaggaaaggatCCAGTGCAGCCCCACCTCCAACATCGACAACATGGTCGAGGAGGAGATGGACATCTCTACCACACACCACAAACGCAAG ACAATGAGTGACTTTGACTACCTGAAGCTGCTGGGAAAGGGAACCTTCGGTAAAGTGATTCTTGTCCGAGAAAAGGCCAGCGGGAAATACTACGCCATGAAAATCCTTAAAAAAGAAGTCATCATAGCCAAG GATGAAGtggctcacacactcacagagagcCGAGTGCTGAAAAACACCAGACACCCCTTTCTCACC TCATTGAAGTATTCATTCCAGACTAAAGACCGTCTCTGTTTCGTCATGGAGTATGTGAATGGTGGAGAG CTGTTTTTCCATTTGTCCAGAGAGCGGGTGTTCTCAGAGGAGCGCACGCGCTTCTACGGCGCCGAGATCGTCTCGGCTCTTGACTACCTGCATTCAGCCAAGATTGTGTACCGGGACCTCAAg ttGGAAAACTTGATGCTCGATAAAGACGGCCACATGAAAATCACTGATTTCGGCCTCTGCAAGGAAGGCATCACAGACGCTGCTACCATGAAGACCTTCTGTGGCACGCCAGAGTACCTCGCACCTgag GTCCTGGAAGACAACGACTACGGGCGGGCGGTGGACTGGTGGGGTTTGGGTGTGGTGACGTACGAGATGATGTGCGGCCGACTGCCGTTCTACAACCAGGACCACGAGAAACTGTTTGAACTCATCCTCATGGAGGACATCAAGTTCCCGCGCACTCTTTCGGCCGACGCCAAGTCCCTGTTGTCCGGCCTGCTCATCAAAGACCCCAAcaaacg gctCGGTGGAGGACCAGATGACGCCAAAGAAATAATGAGACACAGTTTCTTCTCTGGTGTTGACTGGCAGGATGTCTATGATAAAAAG ctggtCCCTCCCTTCAAGCCTCAGGTGACGTCGGAGACAGACACCAGATACTTTGACGAGGAGTTCACAGCCCAGACCATCACAATCACTCCACCAGAGAAAT TTGACGAGGACGGGATGGACTGTCTGGACAACGAGAGAAGACCGCACTTCCCACAGTTCTCCTACTCTGCAAGTGGGCGGGAATGA
- the akt3a gene encoding RAC-gamma serine/threonine-protein kinase isoform X2: protein MKTERPKPNTFIIRCLQWTTVIERTFHVDSPDERDEWTEAIQMVADKLQRQEEERIQCSPTSNIDNMVEEEMDISTTHHKRKTMSDFDYLKLLGKGTFGKVILVREKASGKYYAMKILKKEVIIAKDEVAHTLTESRVLKNTRHPFLTSLKYSFQTKDRLCFVMEYVNGGELFFHLSRERVFSEERTRFYGAEIVSALDYLHSAKIVYRDLKLENLMLDKDGHMKITDFGLCKEGITDAATMKTFCGTPEYLAPEVLEDNDYGRAVDWWGLGVVTYEMMCGRLPFYNQDHEKLFELILMEDIKFPRTLSADAKSLLSGLLIKDPNKRLGGGPDDAKEIMRHSFFSGVDWQDVYDKKLVPPFKPQVTSETDTRYFDEEFTAQTITITPPEKFDEDGMDCLDNERRPHFPQFSYSASGRE from the exons ATGAAGACGGAGAGGCCGAAGCCAAACACCTTCATCATACGCTGCCTCCAGTGGACCACCGTCATCGAGAGGACCTTCCACGTGGACTCGCCTGATGAGAG AGATGAGTGGACAGAGGCCATCCAGATGGTGGCTGACAAGCtgcagagacaagaggaggaaaggatCCAGTGCAGCCCCACCTCCAACATCGACAACATGGTCGAGGAGGAGATGGACATCTCTACCACACACCACAAACGCAAG ACAATGAGTGACTTTGACTACCTGAAGCTGCTGGGAAAGGGAACCTTCGGTAAAGTGATTCTTGTCCGAGAAAAGGCCAGCGGGAAATACTACGCCATGAAAATCCTTAAAAAAGAAGTCATCATAGCCAAG GATGAAGtggctcacacactcacagagagcCGAGTGCTGAAAAACACCAGACACCCCTTTCTCACC TCATTGAAGTATTCATTCCAGACTAAAGACCGTCTCTGTTTCGTCATGGAGTATGTGAATGGTGGAGAG CTGTTTTTCCATTTGTCCAGAGAGCGGGTGTTCTCAGAGGAGCGCACGCGCTTCTACGGCGCCGAGATCGTCTCGGCTCTTGACTACCTGCATTCAGCCAAGATTGTGTACCGGGACCTCAAg ttGGAAAACTTGATGCTCGATAAAGACGGCCACATGAAAATCACTGATTTCGGCCTCTGCAAGGAAGGCATCACAGACGCTGCTACCATGAAGACCTTCTGTGGCACGCCAGAGTACCTCGCACCTgag GTCCTGGAAGACAACGACTACGGGCGGGCGGTGGACTGGTGGGGTTTGGGTGTGGTGACGTACGAGATGATGTGCGGCCGACTGCCGTTCTACAACCAGGACCACGAGAAACTGTTTGAACTCATCCTCATGGAGGACATCAAGTTCCCGCGCACTCTTTCGGCCGACGCCAAGTCCCTGTTGTCCGGCCTGCTCATCAAAGACCCCAAcaaacg gctCGGTGGAGGACCAGATGACGCCAAAGAAATAATGAGACACAGTTTCTTCTCTGGTGTTGACTGGCAGGATGTCTATGATAAAAAG ctggtCCCTCCCTTCAAGCCTCAGGTGACGTCGGAGACAGACACCAGATACTTTGACGAGGAGTTCACAGCCCAGACCATCACAATCACTCCACCAGAGAAAT TTGACGAGGACGGGATGGACTGTCTGGACAACGAGAGAAGACCGCACTTCCCACAGTTCTCCTACTCTGCAAGTGGGCGGGAATGA